The Afipia massiliensis genome has a segment encoding these proteins:
- a CDS encoding GlxA family transcriptional regulator gives MIEIVVLEFDTSLPSSIAITGDVLNTANNLAFAAKRKPLFNISRIRCSARTQNAVADDTDLIIVPGLGISSERQLLKKIDSPACRRAGEILHRAFQSGTAIAASCASTFLLAETGILNNRRATTPWYLAGSFRHRYPNVELASEKVVVADWPVATAGAAMAQMDLMLAIVSKFGKQKLSDDCARYLLLDERQSQTPFISVAHLAGQDAKIAKAESWIRKHIADDFGVNDVAAAVAMTPRTFARRLAVTCGLSPVRFVQRIRIETAKTLLETTRQPVDEIARQVGYVEPSTLRKLLRRETNRSPGSFRPG, from the coding sequence ATGATCGAAATCGTCGTTCTTGAATTCGACACAAGCCTTCCGTCGAGCATCGCCATCACCGGCGACGTTCTGAACACCGCCAATAACCTCGCCTTCGCAGCGAAACGAAAGCCGCTTTTCAATATCTCGCGGATTCGCTGTAGCGCCCGCACACAGAATGCCGTCGCCGACGACACAGATCTCATCATCGTGCCGGGGCTGGGAATTTCATCGGAACGGCAGCTCTTGAAAAAGATCGACAGTCCAGCTTGTCGCCGGGCCGGAGAAATCCTGCACCGTGCTTTTCAGTCGGGGACGGCAATCGCGGCATCCTGCGCCAGCACCTTCCTGCTGGCGGAAACCGGAATCCTCAACAACCGCCGCGCCACCACGCCGTGGTATCTGGCCGGCAGCTTCCGGCACCGCTATCCGAATGTCGAACTCGCCAGCGAGAAAGTCGTGGTGGCGGATTGGCCGGTTGCCACCGCAGGCGCTGCAATGGCGCAGATGGATCTCATGCTGGCGATCGTATCGAAGTTCGGGAAACAGAAGCTGTCGGACGATTGCGCGCGCTATCTGCTGCTGGATGAGCGGCAATCGCAGACGCCGTTTATCTCGGTCGCACATCTGGCCGGCCAAGACGCCAAAATCGCGAAGGCCGAAAGCTGGATCAGAAAACACATTGCCGACGACTTTGGCGTCAACGACGTTGCCGCCGCTGTCGCGATGACGCCGCGAACGTTTGCGCGGCGGCTCGCCGTCACTTGCGGCCTGTCGCCTGTGCGCTTCGTGCAGCGCATCCGGATCGAGACAGCGAAAACGCTGCTCGAAACGACACGCCAGCCGGTGGACGAAATCGCGCGGCAAGTTGGCTACGTGGAGCCGTCGACCCTTCGCAAACTGCTGCGCCGGGAAACCAACCGATCCCCGGGGTCATTTCGACCTGGCTGA
- a CDS encoding NADP-dependent oxidoreductase, protein MSRTELNRQLHLVRRPAEKITPLDFRLVEAPVVNPGEGQILVRQKWLSIDPYLRERMNDAKSYLPPQPLDEVMAGGGAGEVVQSKHPEIAVGDQVIGLGGWQLFATMNGAAVARADTAQAPLAAFLGAAGMPGITAWYGLRKIIAPKGGETIVVSAASGSVGGVAGQLAKLSGCRVVGIAGGDIKCRYVVDELGFDACVDHRAGDFDAQLAAATPAGIDGCFENVGGVVLDAVMRRLNPFARVAVSGLISGGYDGQPVPIADANMFSTARVRMEGFIVSDHRELWPEARAELAGLIASKRLKYRESIATGLESAPGALIDVLEGRNFGKQLVELP, encoded by the coding sequence ATGTCCAGAACCGAACTGAACCGGCAGCTACATCTGGTTCGACGCCCGGCGGAGAAAATAACCCCGCTCGATTTCCGACTTGTCGAAGCGCCTGTTGTGAATCCGGGCGAAGGCCAGATTCTCGTGCGTCAAAAATGGCTGTCGATCGACCCTTATCTGCGCGAGCGGATGAACGATGCAAAATCATATCTCCCGCCGCAGCCACTTGATGAAGTGATGGCGGGCGGCGGAGCCGGCGAGGTCGTGCAATCGAAGCATCCGGAGATTGCCGTCGGAGATCAGGTGATCGGTCTTGGCGGCTGGCAGCTCTTCGCGACGATGAATGGAGCGGCTGTGGCGCGCGCGGACACGGCGCAGGCTCCGCTTGCTGCGTTCCTCGGCGCGGCAGGCATGCCGGGCATCACGGCATGGTATGGCCTGCGCAAGATCATCGCGCCCAAGGGGGGAGAGACGATCGTGGTCTCGGCTGCAAGCGGTTCGGTCGGAGGCGTTGCGGGACAGTTGGCCAAACTGAGCGGCTGCCGCGTCGTCGGCATTGCGGGCGGCGACATTAAATGCCGTTACGTCGTGGACGAGCTTGGCTTCGATGCGTGCGTGGATCACCGGGCCGGGGATTTCGATGCGCAACTCGCTGCGGCGACGCCGGCGGGGATCGACGGATGCTTCGAGAATGTCGGCGGTGTGGTGCTCGATGCGGTGATGCGCCGGTTGAACCCGTTTGCGCGGGTCGCCGTCTCGGGATTGATTTCCGGCGGCTACGATGGACAGCCGGTACCGATCGCGGATGCCAACATGTTTTCGACAGCGCGCGTCAGGATGGAAGGCTTCATTGTCTCCGATCATCGCGAGTTGTGGCCGGAGGCGCGCGCCGAGCTTGCTGGTCTCATTGCATCGAAGCGGCTGAAGTACCGCGAGAGCATCGCAACAGGTCTCGAAAGCGCGCCGGGCGCATTGATCGATGTGCTTGAAGGCCGCAATTTTGGCAAGCAACTCGTCGAGCTTCCGTGA
- a CDS encoding HD domain-containing protein has translation MTKPLQRCTCGRHGFLQALGFKGNGFFGFGASRVVAAPGADELRLPDTAACKAAEAYLGALSSSAMVGHCKRTFLFGRALADKAGARPDLEALYVGSLFHDLGLEPIFEGPDDFEVIGAREASRFLKAKGYPVLADTVAAAIEIHTSRATAEDPRPEVAYLNMGATVDVLGLRIDQIDRKLIQQIVEEYPRDGTKTMLTALLKREIDTKPNSNFSQIAARVDVLKLINDAPFAH, from the coding sequence ATGACAAAACCTCTTCAGCGTTGCACATGCGGACGGCACGGATTTCTGCAAGCTCTTGGTTTCAAGGGAAATGGTTTCTTTGGCTTCGGGGCGTCACGCGTCGTCGCTGCGCCTGGAGCCGACGAGTTGCGATTACCTGATACGGCCGCGTGCAAGGCCGCCGAAGCCTATCTTGGAGCGTTGTCGTCTTCGGCGATGGTGGGACACTGCAAGCGGACGTTTCTGTTCGGCCGCGCGCTCGCCGACAAGGCGGGAGCCAGGCCGGACCTTGAAGCGCTTTATGTGGGTAGCCTGTTTCACGATCTGGGCCTTGAGCCGATTTTTGAGGGGCCGGACGATTTCGAGGTGATCGGCGCGCGCGAGGCGTCACGGTTCCTGAAGGCCAAGGGGTATCCGGTCCTCGCCGACACCGTGGCTGCGGCCATTGAAATTCACACCTCGCGGGCCACGGCAGAAGATCCGCGTCCCGAAGTGGCCTATCTCAACATGGGTGCAACCGTTGATGTGCTGGGCTTGCGGATCGACCAGATCGACAGGAAGCTGATCCAGCAGATTGTCGAGGAATATCCCCGCGATGGCACCAAGACGATGCTGACCGCTCTTCTCAAGCGTGAGATCGACACCAAGCCGAACTCCAATTTCAGTCAGATCGCGGCCCGCGTCGATGTGCTGAAATTGATCAATGATGCGCCCTTCGCCCACTAG
- a CDS encoding TIGR00645 family protein, with amino-acid sequence MSLTPETPLPSRGDISLRPIPMLIFGSRWLQLPLYVGLIVAQGVYVILFLKELLHLITHSFDFSEQQIMLVVLGLIDVVMISNLLVMVIVGGYETFVSRLHLKGHPDEPEWLSHVNASVLKIKLAMAIIGISSIHLLRTFIEAGNLGVAGRTTNYTEAGVMWQTIIHGMFIVSAIGIAYVDRLSNGPVLAPHGKH; translated from the coding sequence ATGTCCCTTACGCCTGAAACACCCCTGCCGTCGCGCGGCGATATTTCGCTGCGCCCGATCCCGATGCTGATCTTCGGATCGCGCTGGTTACAGCTTCCGCTGTATGTCGGACTGATCGTTGCCCAGGGCGTTTACGTCATTCTCTTTCTGAAAGAGCTCTTGCATCTCATCACCCACTCGTTCGATTTTTCCGAGCAGCAGATCATGCTGGTGGTGCTCGGGCTGATCGACGTGGTGATGATCTCGAACCTTCTGGTGATGGTGATCGTCGGCGGCTACGAGACCTTCGTGTCGCGGCTCCATCTGAAGGGGCATCCCGACGAGCCGGAATGGCTCAGCCACGTCAACGCCAGCGTGCTGAAGATCAAGCTCGCGATGGCGATCATCGGCATCTCGTCGATCCACCTGCTGCGCACCTTCATCGAGGCCGGCAACCTCGGCGTCGCGGGCCGCACCACGAACTACACCGAGGCCGGCGTGATGTGGCAGACCATCATCCACGGCATGTTTATCGTGTCGGCGATCGGCATCGCCTATGTCGATCGGCTTTCGAACGGGCCGGTGCTCGCGCCACACGGCAAGCATTGA
- a CDS encoding lytic murein transglycosylase produces the protein MNRWIASSQVLLAMTFMLLASAPALAADTAFTQFVASLWPEAQQAGVSRAVFDRETSALEPDYKLPDLLLPGRPSTGAPSQAEFVQVPADYVKEASIARLASHGQRLSIQHRDTLRAIEQRFGVPGNIILAIWGRETDYGRHALPYDGLRVLATQAYVGRRKDQYRGEFIEALKLIQNGDVTRKNLRTSWGGATGLTQFLPSELHKHGVDFDGDGHINIWTSVPDALASAAQQLKNKGWQPGVRWAYEVRAPRIADCTQGVPEVTKPISQWLREGYVPVRGEQLSAAEQAESASLLQPEGTYGPSFLTTKNYFVIKEYNFSDLYVLFVGHLADRILNGQPFATPWSASSQMRSADVEEMQKHLTRLGLYSSKLDGKAGMQTRAALGAYQKKAGLKVDCWPSTEVLRAMSAGR, from the coding sequence ATGAACCGCTGGATTGCTTCGTCGCAAGTGCTCCTCGCAATGACGTTCATGTTGCTGGCAAGCGCGCCAGCCCTCGCCGCCGATACTGCGTTCACGCAGTTCGTCGCCTCGCTGTGGCCTGAAGCGCAGCAGGCGGGCGTTTCGCGGGCGGTCTTCGATCGCGAAACCAGCGCGCTGGAGCCGGACTACAAGCTGCCGGATCTGCTGTTGCCCGGGCGTCCATCGACCGGCGCGCCGTCGCAGGCGGAGTTCGTGCAGGTGCCGGCGGACTATGTGAAGGAGGCGAGCATCGCGCGGCTCGCGTCGCACGGGCAGCGGTTGTCGATCCAGCATCGCGATACGCTGCGCGCCATCGAGCAGCGCTTCGGCGTGCCGGGCAACATCATCCTGGCGATCTGGGGCCGCGAGACCGACTACGGCCGCCATGCGCTGCCCTATGATGGATTGCGCGTGCTGGCGACGCAGGCCTATGTCGGCCGCCGCAAGGATCAGTATCGCGGCGAATTCATCGAGGCGCTGAAGCTGATCCAGAACGGCGACGTGACGCGCAAGAACCTGCGCACCTCATGGGGCGGCGCGACAGGCCTGACGCAGTTCCTGCCCTCGGAGCTTCACAAGCACGGCGTCGATTTCGACGGCGATGGCCACATCAACATCTGGACCTCGGTGCCGGATGCGCTGGCGTCGGCCGCGCAGCAATTGAAGAACAAGGGCTGGCAGCCGGGCGTGCGCTGGGCCTATGAGGTGCGCGCACCACGCATCGCCGATTGTACGCAAGGCGTGCCGGAAGTGACCAAGCCGATCTCGCAATGGCTGCGCGAAGGCTACGTGCCGGTGCGCGGCGAGCAACTCAGCGCCGCCGAGCAGGCGGAGAGCGCGTCGCTATTGCAGCCGGAAGGCACCTACGGCCCGTCGTTCCTGACCACGAAGAATTACTTCGTCATCAAGGAATACAATTTCTCCGATCTCTATGTGCTGTTCGTCGGCCATCTCGCCGACCGCATATTGAACGGCCAGCCGTTCGCGACGCCATGGTCCGCCTCGAGCCAGATGCGCAGCGCCGATGTGGAAGAGATGCAGAAGCATCTCACGCGGCTGGGGCTTTATAGTTCGAAGCTGGACGGCAAGGCGGGGATGCAGACCCGCGCGGCGCTCGGGGCCTATCAGAAGAAGGCGGGACTGAAAGTCGATTGCTGGCCAAGCACCGAGGTGCTGCGCGCGATGAGCGCGGGACGATAA
- a CDS encoding CinA family protein, producing the protein MEKLLPLAEKIAASLIARKETIAVAESSTGGLISAALLAVPGASAYYRGGGVIYTPRARAALVNITKEEMEAIGNRGATEPYATLLANRARELLNTTWGLSETGATGPSGNRYGDAAGHSCMAVAGPLMRVITLETGDSDRVANMRAFALHALELLSQTLESAR; encoded by the coding sequence ATGGAAAAGTTGCTGCCGCTCGCGGAGAAAATCGCCGCGTCCCTGATCGCGCGCAAAGAAACCATCGCGGTTGCGGAATCCTCCACCGGAGGACTGATCTCCGCGGCGCTGCTCGCGGTGCCCGGCGCATCGGCCTACTACCGCGGCGGCGGCGTGATCTACACGCCGCGTGCGCGTGCGGCATTGGTGAACATCACCAAGGAAGAAATGGAAGCCATCGGCAACCGCGGCGCCACCGAGCCCTACGCCACCCTGCTCGCGAACCGCGCGCGCGAACTGCTCAACACCACATGGGGCCTGAGCGAGACCGGCGCGACCGGCCCGTCCGGCAACCGCTACGGCGACGCCGCCGGACATTCGTGCATGGCCGTTGCGGGACCGCTGATGCGCGTGATCACGCTCGAGACCGGCGACAGCGACCGCGTCGCTAACATGCGGGCGTTCGCGCTTCACGCGCTCGAATTGCTATCGCAGACGCTCGAATCCGCGCGATGA
- a CDS encoding pyridoxamine 5'-phosphate oxidase family protein: protein MTHIGPDDLGTIYAPPTDRVIAKQLARIDRHAAHFIGMSPFCVLATSGPDGTVDASPRGGNPGFIHIEGEMRLLMPDRPGNNRIDSFRNLVTGSGYVQLIFFVPGLDETLRVGGEAKLSADADLLATMIEFGKPPRAVLDIAVREVYFHCGKALMRSKLWSPDSRVARSAQPSISEVIHEQTGQGTPESQEVVEARYKTQL from the coding sequence GTGACGCATATCGGACCTGACGACCTCGGCACCATTTACGCACCACCCACTGACCGCGTGATCGCGAAGCAATTGGCGCGCATCGACCGCCATGCCGCGCACTTCATCGGGATGTCGCCGTTCTGCGTGCTGGCAACCTCGGGGCCGGACGGCACCGTCGATGCCTCGCCGCGCGGCGGCAATCCGGGCTTCATTCATATCGAAGGCGAGATGCGCCTCTTGATGCCGGATCGTCCCGGCAACAACCGCATCGACAGCTTCCGCAATCTCGTGACCGGCTCGGGCTACGTGCAACTGATCTTCTTCGTGCCGGGTCTCGACGAAACCCTGCGCGTCGGCGGCGAAGCAAAACTCTCGGCGGACGCAGACCTGCTGGCCACCATGATCGAGTTCGGCAAGCCGCCCCGCGCCGTGCTCGATATCGCCGTGCGCGAGGTCTACTTCCACTGCGGCAAGGCGCTGATGCGCTCGAAGCTCTGGTCGCCGGACTCCCGCGTCGCGCGCTCCGCGCAGCCGAGCATCAGTGAAGTCATTCACGAACAGACCGGCCAGGGCACGCCTGAATCCCAGGAAGTGGTCGAAGCGCGTTACAAGACGCAGCTTTAG
- a CDS encoding (2Fe-2S)-binding protein, whose product MIVCSCNVLTDHDVRNVVTRPTDFPRTAGQVYGCLGCSAECGRCARTIKKIMDEALGACAKACCAGCPHSQQHAEHAHPDHADGEHHHPVILTAQAAA is encoded by the coding sequence ATGATTGTTTGTTCCTGCAACGTCCTGACTGACCACGACGTGCGTAACGTTGTGACCCGGCCTACGGACTTCCCGCGCACGGCCGGGCAGGTCTATGGCTGTCTGGGCTGCAGCGCCGAATGCGGCCGCTGCGCGCGAACCATCAAGAAAATCATGGATGAAGCCCTCGGCGCCTGCGCCAAGGCCTGCTGCGCGGGATGCCCCCATAGCCAGCAGCACGCCGAACACGCCCACCCCGATCACGCCGACGGCGAACATCACCATCCGGTGATCCTGACCGCCCAAGCGGCTGCCTAA
- the bfr gene encoding bacterioferritin, producing the protein MKGDPKVIEFLNKALRSELTAVSQFWLHYRMLENWGLKDLAKKWRKESIEEMEHADKLIDRIIFLDGFPNLQVLDPLHIGQNVKEVLDCDLKAEYSARELYEKAATHCHSAKDYVSRDLFESLMKDEEGHIDFLETQIDLVKRIGVELYSQKHMGGLDEGH; encoded by the coding sequence ATGAAGGGCGATCCGAAGGTCATCGAGTTCCTGAACAAGGCGCTGCGCAGCGAACTGACCGCCGTTAGCCAGTTCTGGCTTCATTACCGGATGCTGGAGAACTGGGGTCTGAAGGATCTCGCCAAGAAGTGGCGCAAGGAATCCATCGAGGAAATGGAGCACGCCGACAAGCTGATCGACCGCATCATCTTCCTTGACGGCTTCCCGAACCTGCAGGTGCTCGATCCGCTGCATATCGGCCAGAACGTGAAGGAAGTTCTGGATTGCGATCTCAAGGCCGAGTACTCGGCGCGCGAGCTTTACGAGAAGGCCGCGACCCACTGCCATAGCGCGAAGGACTACGTCTCGCGCGACCTGTTCGAGAGCCTGATGAAGGACGAGGAAGGGCACATCGACTTCCTCGAAACCCAGATCGACCTCGTCAAGAGGATCGGCGTCGAGCTGTACTCGCAGAAGCACATGGGTGGTCTCGACGAAGGACACTGA
- a CDS encoding DUF169 domain-containing protein has protein sequence MTHDSTYDWPAIVNDLDSLLKLRSIPFGMKMFTRREDMEAIPKIRRPQSVHTLDQIVAQAARIGWTVGITSDDLVGAQCRAVVGLGGAKTETWQSGQHMTGVWFSTQQDAQAHQEAMHCVPDGQYDALAVGPLSSGKLDPPDIALFYATPGAMIYFINGLQWSGYKRFDWSVVGESACADSWGRALTTRLPSLSIPCFAERRYGGVLDEEMLMATPPEYLVSAIAGMKALSKNGFRYPFAQYGVQQDVRAGMAVSYPGRA, from the coding sequence ATGACCCATGACTCGACCTATGACTGGCCTGCGATCGTCAACGATCTGGACTCGCTGCTGAAGCTGCGCTCGATCCCGTTCGGCATGAAGATGTTCACGCGCCGCGAGGACATGGAAGCGATTCCGAAGATCCGCAGGCCGCAGTCGGTGCACACGTTGGATCAGATCGTGGCGCAGGCGGCGCGCATCGGCTGGACGGTCGGTATCACCAGCGACGATCTGGTCGGCGCGCAGTGCCGCGCGGTGGTCGGCCTCGGCGGCGCCAAGACAGAGACATGGCAATCCGGCCAGCACATGACCGGTGTATGGTTTTCCACGCAGCAGGATGCGCAGGCGCATCAGGAAGCGATGCACTGCGTGCCGGACGGGCAGTACGATGCGCTGGCCGTCGGGCCGCTGTCGTCGGGCAAGCTCGATCCGCCCGACATCGCGCTGTTCTATGCGACGCCCGGCGCGATGATCTATTTCATCAACGGGCTGCAGTGGTCCGGCTACAAGCGGTTCGACTGGAGTGTGGTCGGCGAATCCGCCTGCGCGGATTCATGGGGCCGCGCGCTGACGACGCGATTGCCAAGCCTGTCGATCCCGTGTTTCGCCGAGCGCCGTTATGGCGGTGTGCTCGATGAGGAAATGCTGATGGCGACGCCGCCGGAATATCTCGTCAGCGCCATTGCCGGGATGAAGGCGCTGTCGAAGAACGGTTTCCGTTATCCGTTCGCGCAGTACGGCGTGCAGCAGGACGTGCGCGCCGGCATGGCGGTGAGTTATCCGGGGCGAGCGTAG